CGCACGAACGGGCGCTCTTCAAGGCCTGCGGCATCGAGACGTTCAAGGAGGCCGCCGCCCGCAACCATCTCTCCACCGCGACCAAAATCGAGACGTTCGAGCGCATCGCCGCTGACCTTCGTCTTGCGAGACTCAGCGGTTTTAAGGCGGGTGACAAACTCCTCCACATAGACAGGGTCCGGATAGTTGAGGGACGCCCGCACATTCTGGACCGTAGCTACTTTCTTGAGGACCTCGTCCCCGGCCTCACGAGAAAACGAGCGGCCGGCTCGATCTACGAGTACCTCGAGGACAAGTTGCGCATGAAGATCGTCACAAGCAAGCGAACGATCACCGCCGAGAAGGCGACGCAGACAGACCACTGCTACCTTGACCTCGAGGGCTTTGACTTCGTCGCCGTCATGTGCAGTCGGACCTTCAACGGAGACGGGCACATGTTCGAGTACACGCAGTCACGACATCACCCCGACTGCTTCTCGTTTAGCGCTGTGGCTAGACGGGTGTAGGGGCTAGACCCCCAACTACAGCCCTACGCGGCGCGCCGGCGGTACGCGGGCACGCGAGCGTGCAGACGGATGCAAGGCAGGCCCCGCACCCGCCGCCTAGACTGGCCACTACCCCAAGGTGATCTTGTGAACCCAGCCAAACTGGTCAGCTATCTCGCCAACCTGGATGCCTGTGAGGGTCTCGCGAAGCTCCCTCATCACGGGACCGACGTGCTCCATGCCATAGACGATCTGTCTGTCGTCGGCGTCTATCTCACCGACGGGGCTGATCACGGCTGCGGTGCCACACATGCCACACTCGACAAACTGGTCAACCTCCTCGAACATGACAGGGCGCTGCTCGATCGTCATGCCAAGCATCTTTTTAGCCACATCGACAAGCGAGCGACGAGTGACGGAGGGCAGGATGGAGTCAGTATGGGACTGCGGGACGACCAGCGTGCCGTCCTTCCTGACAAAGAGGATGTTGGCACCACCAGACTCCTCGACGAAGCTGCGCGTCTTCGGGTCGAGAAACAGATTGTCCGCGTATCCCTTAGCATGCGCCTCAACGGAGGGAAGCAAGCTCATGGCATAGTTGAGACCGGCCTTGATGTTGCCGGTGCCATGTGGCGCCGCGCGGTCGTACTTGGAGACCTGCAGCTTGACAGGCTTGACACCGCCAGAGTAGTACGGGCCGACGGGCGTCACGAGGATGCGGAACTGGTACTCGTCTGCGGGCCTGACGCCGATAACGTTGCCCGTGGCGACCATGAACGGTCGGATATAGAGCGTGGCGCCCGAGCC
The DNA window shown above is from Olsenella sp. oral taxon 807 and carries:
- the treR gene encoding trehalose operon repressor; the protein is MRCCVVNEASEARDEKMQAIYGSIYEDLLEQIKMGDYPYQSFVPSESTLVERYSCSHNTVRRALGLLAQQGYVQPVNGKGVRVIYQPHERALFKACGIETFKEAAARNHLSTATKIETFERIAADLRLARLSGFKAGDKLLHIDRVRIVEGRPHILDRSYFLEDLVPGLTRKRAAGSIYEYLEDKLRMKIVTSKRTITAEKATQTDHCYLDLEGFDFVAVMCSRTFNGDGHMFEYTQSRHHPDCFSFSAVARRV
- a CDS encoding branched-chain amino acid aminotransferase, which codes for MDKKDLDWGNLGFAYQPTDYSYVSNYKDGAWDEGALTADHSLRLSECAGIFHYCQEVFEGLKAYTAQNGDIVCFRPDQNAERMYNSAQRLVMPPFPRERFIEAVEQVVRANAAWVPPFGSGATLYIRPFMVATGNVIGVRPADEYQFRILVTPVGPYYSGGVKPVKLQVSKYDRAAPHGTGNIKAGLNYAMSLLPSVEAHAKGYADNLFLDPKTRSFVEESGGANILFVRKDGTLVVPQSHTDSILPSVTRRSLVDVAKKMLGMTIEQRPVMFEEVDQFVECGMCGTAAVISPVGEIDADDRQIVYGMEHVGPVMRELRETLTGIQVGEIADQFGWVHKITLG